The nucleotide sequence CCTGTAAAATAGCAACGAAATGGGATGATTCAAAGAACTGATAAATATATCGAACAAATCAAATGCATCTTATTGCCATCATATCATATCCCAAACTATAGAAATTGCTTTTGGTAATTTGCTATTTTTGTAAGTGTTCGCGTTTATACTGAAACGATTTGTTTGCCTCGATAAATCATACACGTAACAGAACTATTTAAAGTCTAAAAACCACCAAAAGATATTGAAACGAAAAAGTAAAGTAACTGCAGAAactatatagaaaaacaaaaacttttttttttttttattacttttcgTATAGTAAagaatagttttattttatctacaTATTGGAGAAAAGCCTACAAGAAGATTAAGAAATTTAGTAAGAACTCCTACATTTAGAGAAATGTTgatgaagtttcaaaatttgtaaagttagaataaatccaaaaacaacactaattgagaaatttgaaaatcgattaatctaattgtgtatttttgttcttattttagttattctaaatagtagtgaaaacttgaatgaagttcaagagagcagagaaagttatgagttatgatctctaacattgttaatggaaaaataagaaatgaaaaattatgtattttttaggcaaagaaaaaaaagttcatgtatttttctgacaataaataaatagtttgtgtttttttttggattttttttcaaaaatagtaacgCCGTCACAATACCGTTAACGGTCGTAACGGAGACAAGGagaaactagaaaaaaataataattcgtgtattttttatactaaaaaatagtctgtgtatttttctggcaaagaaaaaaaatcatgttttttctggcaaatattaaatagttaatgttttttttgggaattttccctTTATGTATATGGTACGAGTATACCATAAAGTCTAAGGAATATCAAAATAGTTACTTGAAGGCTGAtgatttttcttaattgtttgtcAACATACTTTTTTTCTAGTTGGTCAGAAGATATGAACTCTGTATGCAAGTTTTTGTTAAGTGGAAAACTTCATGCAAGCTATTGGGATGGTTAAGAAGAGTTGAGTTGGTAAACAGAGACGAGTTGAGAGAAGGTTATCCAAAATTCTACTTTAGATCATCTCCTAATCAAATTGAAATcacaaattatacaaaaaatgtaTCCTTTTGAATACCCTAAGATcctatttacttttaatattttttttttttgtgcaccttACTTTTAATAACttctatatacatttttttcttcttctatatacattattatcATTTGCTTTCCAATATTTTCGAGATTTTatacttttgtaatttttttttttacaataattagTGGACGAACCAGGTGTCAACACAGTTATATAATTTAGCTTCGACCAACAGACAAATGTCTTTAGCTTataaaaacacaattaaaaatattaactctcttttttttgtttgctataaCACATTTGCTCTTTCTATCATTTGCTTGCTCTGATAGGGTACACGTGGACTATTTCGTTTTATTGACCCACTCATTACAGACATTGTGAATACTAGCGACTTTATGAATTTAATAGTGGGTACATAATCATAATCACACAATTACTAGAACTTCCTAAAACAAGCAGTGttgatatttattatgtatACCATCCACTAATTAAATACTTTTCAAGTAGTATTGTCTAGTGGTGTGGGTCGGtgactaattaaattattaataaacctaattttttaatttaatgacaagccaaaaaaatctatatagtAATGCTTAATCACATTAgtaattgaataaatttttaattcgATTCAAAATCACATTAgtaattgaataaatttttaattcgATTCAAAGCAAACGCTCCTGACgcctgaatcttctctctcTGTCCTCGTGCCCATTACCGCACTATCGCTAAGCTCTCTCTGCTTGTGATCATCGTTTCCCCAAGTAACGTCTCTCCTCGACTTTTTCTCTCCTTTGCGAGATCTCGCATTGCTCTCTCATGTTATGCTCTACCTGTTTctcttcttatctctctctctctctgatcctATCTTAGTCGCGGCCATGATTCCTAGATTTCTCGAAACCCAAGCGATTTAGTCTCTGTTTTACGAAATTTTcgttgcgttttttttttgtgaatctcACGATTTCAGACGGAGAAACGAGACAACGTCGTTTTGTAAAATTGAGGTGCCGTACCGTACGTATCTGGGAGAGAGAGGAGAATGGGGGTGGAAGAAGGAGCTGGTGGTGTTGATAAGAAGATAACGATTGGAGTCTGCGTCATGGAAAAGAAGGTGAAATGCGGCCCCGAGGTTTTCTTTCCTTTCGTTGTGCTTTGTATTTCgcgtttttttttggttgctccGACGAACAGAGAGACTGCGAATGATTTTGATTGAATCTGTTACTCCGgtgaggtttttttttactttatttcacTCTGTTGTCTCGCTTATAGAGATTTTATCGTGTGGATTTGTAGGTTTTCTCAGCTCCCATGGAACAAATTATGGACAGGATACACTCCTTTGGCGAATTTGAGGTAGTTTTCACTTTCtggatttgattttggtgatttGGACCTGTAGTAGTTTGTTCTCCCACTTGGAGAATATATACCTTTTGATTAGACTTGCCTCTAATTTGATTACAAGATGTTTTTCTAGCTAATCTTTCCCCAAGTTGTTGTCTCTGTGGATTCTATGGTCAATTCTTTAATTATTTGTCATCTCATGGACCTTTTCTTGCCACTTTATGACTAGATCATACATTTTGGGGATAAGGTTATACTTGAAGACCCAGTAGAAAGGTAAGTTTCTGAATAGCGATttcatttttgggtttttgctTGTGGTTTCATCGTATTTAAATCACGTGATGCATGGATTTGTGACATTTTTTTCTCGATTAGTTTATTAGGAGAAAGTGTAGTTAATGATTATCAAAGTACAAGTTATATATTCTTGGACCACAAAAAATTCACCAGGGACTTTACTTATTTCAGTTGGCCGATTTGtgattgtttgattgctttCCATTCTTCTGGATATCCTCTTGAGAAAGTTCAAGCATATTCTTCTTTAAGAAAGTGAgttctaccttttttttttacttttgttgataGTTCAGTAAATAAATTGAGTCTGACTTTTGAGGTTGccttttcaaatttctatatatGATCCAGGCCCTTTTTAGTTAATGAACTGGATCCGCAATATCTTCTTCATGACCGCCGAAAAGTGTATGAGGTATGCATTTTTGTCTGCATGAGAGTTCATTTCTAATCGCCATGTCATTTATCTTTTCATGTCTCATACTCATACAGAATTCCGTGGTTCATTATAAAAGAAGAGCTACATACTTTCTCcttaattaataatgttttttatttttgtgcatCTATAGCATCTTGAGATGTATGGTATCCCAGTTCCTAGATATGCCTGTGTCAATAGAAATGTACCAGACGAAGACCTTGATTATTTTGTCGAGGAAGAAGATTTTGTTGAGGTTAATGGTGAACGATTTTGGAAGCCATTTGTGGAAAAGCCCGTCAATGGTGAGCTTCTCTTTTCGAATCtttgatctctctttctttgctGTTTTGGCCTGAAACGTTCTTATACTACCCATAGACTAAAAATATAAGCTTGATTCTGTGTCACTGAAATATTCTTACTTTTAGGGTATTAGGTAAAatctttttttacattttgtctAGATTGTAGTGTAGTCTTCTCTCTGTAACGTGCGGTATGTAAATAGCAAATCTTAATGGGCTGAGTGCTTGTTACTCATTCAAGAAATGTagtcttttatgttttctttgccAGTTTTGCAGCTATCAGCCTTGATCCCAATAGTTTTtcggatttttcttttttcttgtctactaataattgatattctttATGCTTGTAAAGGCGATGACCATAGTATAATGATATACTACCCTAGCTCCGCAGGTGGAGGCATGAAAGAATTGTTTCGTAAGGTACTGCTTGTTTCTGCAGAAATTGACTTCCCTTGGATTGAAATTGATCTAATGTAATTGTGTAGAAAACCCGTGGCAGATTACTGTAGTTGGCTCTTTCACTACTCAATGTCTTTCTGTAGAACTTGGCTATTCTAGGATTGAGCTGTTTAGTTAAAATTCATTGTAACAATATGTGGCACATTCCTGTTATTAGCAATGTAATATCTAATATCTCTCTGACccaagtttttgttttaggttgGAAATCGATCAAGTGAATTTCATCCTGATGTGAGAAGAGTAAGGAGGGAAGGTTCTTATATATATGAGGAGTTTATGCCTACTGGGGGAACTGATGTCAAGGTTGTGATGTGCTGCCATCTAGATAAACGAACTTTTGTAAAATCTATGGCCAAGCTTATTAACCtatctttaaagtttaaaccttgcAATGCGTCTTTATGCTCCTGTTGGTATCTAGGTCTCCTAAATTTAGAAAATTGCTGTGTTTATGTCCCTAGTCTGTTCTGCTGACCTGTTTGTTTGTGTAATGGTTCAAGCATGGCATTAAGAAGTTTTCGACTGACAGTCTACTTTGAAATACAGGTCTACACTGTGGGTCCCGAATATGCCCATGCTGAAGCAAGAAAGTCACCGGTTGTTGATGGTGTAGTAATGAGAAACCCAGATGGGAAGGAAGTAAGTCTTCCGATCATTACCAAACCATTTCACATACGAAATACATGGCTCCTCTTTCTTGAACAATGGAGCTATGGTGAACAGGGTACCATTGGCTGTTAATTGTAAAGAAGAATCGTAGCCTATCCTTTGTGAAGGTAAAGAATGGTGATGTTCAAACTTTGACCAGGAATTGTTATTGTATTGAACAGGTCAGATATCCAGTTTTGCTTACACCTGCTGAAAAGCAAATGGCGAGAGAAGTTTGCATTGCATTTAGGCAAGCGGTATGTGGTGAATCCAGTTATTTGGCTCTCATTGTGTCTTGCAGAGTTCTATTGTCTCATAATTTAATCTACGCAACAGTAATAAGGAGATGTGCCTGAATCTCTCTCATAACGCTTAGATTAAGGAGCTAAAATGTGTGTTACCATTGAAATCGTTTTAAATGCACTCCTCCATGTGCTCTTCCACAATAGAATCAGTGTTAACGTCTTGCTCCAGTGTAATTAATTAGAAGGAACGATTACTTAGTGCTAGTCGATACTCTAACTAATCTCTCTATTGCTTATGCTTTGTTTCAGACCAAATGCTTGGTATCACGATATAATATATTCTCTTATAGAAAGACAAGTATACACAGATTTTATTGCCTGCAAAGTTGAAGATATTCTTGTAGATTTACGGAATTTTTTCATGTCTGCAGGTTTGCGGTTTTGATCTGCTAAGGTCTGAGGGAAGTTCATATGTTTGTGACGTAAATGGATGGAGTTTTGTGAAGAACTCCTATAAGTAAGACACTAATCTGGGGTTCTATTTTCCTTCTGCGTTCTGACTATTGTTCCAGTTATATCTTCGCAAATTTCAATTCTACAGCTTTTGAGCAGCATCTTTTGCCTTCTGTAAAACATACATTTTGGCTATAAGCTAGCAGAGGCAGAGCTCATATAAACACTGTGTCATTGTATATCCACTTTTGGAACTCTCAGTTTGTATTCAATTGGATTCTTAATCAGAAATGTCACCAGATCTTTTTACCTGTAAGGTATTACGACGATGCTGCTTGTGTGCTGCGGAAAATGTTTTTGGATGCAAAGGCTCCCCATCTTTCTTCAACAATTCCTCCCATTCTACCATGGAAAATCAACGAACCTGTCCAACCTAACGAAGGTCTAACTCGCCAAGGAAGTGGCATCATTGGAACTTTTGGGCAGTCAGAGGAGCTACGCTGTGTCATTGCTGTTGTTCGTCAGTATGTTTTAGCATATGAATACCTATCCTCTCTTAACTCTCTGTTCACCTAGGCCCTGAGTTGTGTTTTACTTCTCTTGACAGCGGTGATAGAACCCCCAAGCAGAAAGTGAAACTAAAAGTTACAGAAGAGAAACTGTTAAACCTGATGTTGAAGTACAATGGAGGAAAACCAAGAACTGAGGTGAGAGGCTCGGGCTTTTACACTTTCAACTTCGTCCTGCCTGTACTAATTTTCTTatgctgtatatatatatatatatatatatattttaaaaatttctgcAGACAAAACTTAAAACTGCCGTCCAATTGCAAGATTTATTGGATGCCACGAGAATGTTAATTCCTCGTACAAGGTAGACCCCTGATAATGATCTTATGACTTGAGTTATGCTTACAGTCCTAAGCCTTTCTTTTCCTGAGTGGTACTCGGGGAGACAAATTTCTTTACTGATTAAAAGAACCATTGGATTCAAGCCTTTCGTGGATGAATTgaaataaatttaacttgaaTGAATGAACTAACTTCATTTTGATATTCAGTGATATATTTTCCAGCGAGGTGTGTCCCTAAGTAATTCAACCAATTAGCAGTGACCTAATAGTGCCTTTCATATGTTACCATTATAGTTGTTATAAATTCCTTTGCTGAAGACGAATTTTGTTTATGATTCTCCCATTGAAGCTTATTCTCTATTGACTAATATGCTTCATTAACTAGTGATGTAATTCATGAGTACAAATTTAAATCTGGCAACTACCTTATTGTATTTATGTTTGATGTTTAGATCAGGTGAAAGTGATAGTGATGCAGAAGACCTTGAACATGCTGACAAGCTTCGGCAAGTAAAAGCCGTTCTTGAAGAGGTTGTGAGCcttaatgaatttttttctttctgttctttTCTCTGAGCCCTGCATCCTATATGCAGTCATATATCGTTCTATTGAATATAATCCTTGCAGTTAACTGTACAGTAACAGCTATTCTTTTGGAATGTTGGGAACTGAATTTTCCGTGCAAACTCAGTCTCATGTTATAGATGTGTAAAACGTGCAGGGTGGTCATTTCTCTGGCATATACAGGAAGGTTCAATTGAAGCCGTTGAAATGGGTAAACGTACCAAAAGGTGATGGTGAAGGTGAGGAGGAACGCCCAGTGGAAGCTCTTATGGTTCTGAAATATGGAGGTGTTCTAACTCATGCTGGTAGAAAGCAGGTAATTCTATTATTTGGCAGCAGAACGGTGCAAGTTCAGTAGTGGTAGTGGTAATGGAGGGGTAGTTAATTAATGTAAGGATATCTAACACCAGTGAAGGCGGTTGATAAagttttctctgatttttttgttgtgtgcttattttttcatcacaggCCGAAGAACTTGGTAGATACTTTCGAAACAATATGTATCCAGGTGATGACACTTGATCAGCTTTTATTTGTTCAATCAGTTCGTATTATACCTTCCAtgtcttatataatttttttgaaacagTCCATTGTAGTTGTGTcgatcaatatatatttgtttttgagtGGTTTATGAAAATAGGGGATATGCTTTCAGGTGAAGGTACTGGTTTGCTCCGTCTCCATAGTACATACCGTCATGACCTTAAAATTTACAGCTCTGACGAAGGACGTGTTCAGGTACAAATTTGTGCTGATTTAGTAGTGATGTTGACCATAGAGCAGTCAGATATTTACTTATCGGTTGCACTGAGATATGATAGAGTTCCTCAGATCAAAATATGAATGTAATTGCACTGTTTGCAGATGTCTGCAGCTGCTTTTGCTAAAGGCCTGCTTGACCTAGAAGGACAGCTTACCCCAATCCTGGTTTGCCATTTTCTTTTACGAAGCTAGTATAGTACTTGGCAATGTCATACTCATTAAATGTCTTATCTTTTTTCTCTAGGTTTCTCTGGTTAGTAAGGACTCTTCCATGTTGGATGGTCTTGATAATGCCAGCAGTGAAATGGAAACAGCTAAGGTTTGTTCCTCTCTTTATGATATCTTGATTGTGGCTTCAGCAGAAATGAGACGAAGGAAAGGATGTATTGGTACTAGTTAGAAGCATCAACTAGTAGTGGCATAAATGATTTTCTAGATTGGATATGTTTCTAAGACACCGAAAATTTTCTTTCCAAAGGGGCTAAATAGAGGCCTTTCATTTTCGAAAACTAGGATGAATTCTATTCTCATATGTTCATAACAATCATGTGTAATTGTTTACAGTTTTGAATTGCTTTCCCACTTGCCTGCAGGCTCAACTGAATGAGATCATAACCGCTGGCTCAAAGATGGTACATGATTATGTCTCTTCTGAATTACCTTGGATGACTGATGGGGCTGGACTTCCTCCTCACGCTGATGAGCACCTACCTGAACTAGTATGCACATGTTTTTCCGACCTTAGCCTTAGTCTATTAGTATCTTGAAAACCGAATAGTGGGGTTTCTATCTGTTTTCTGAATTGCCTTTATGCTACAAGCCATTATCAGTATCGTTTACATTTTCTAGCTGcatttttgttccattttttaCTAGTATTATGTGCTAATATGGAATGTCGTTTTCACTACTTGGCGAAAGAAAAACTATTAATGGAGAGAACAAAATATGTACTCAACGTTActtatttgtttactttttacaTATATAGGTAAAATTAGCTAAAAGAGTGACTGAACAAGTGAGGCTACTTGCAAAAGATGAACATGAGAATCTCACTGAGCCTAGCGCTTATGATGTAGTCCCTCCATATGACCAAGCCAAGGCCCTTGGCAAGTCAAACATTGACGTTGGTCGGATTGCTGCTGGATTACCTTGTGGTAGTGAAGGGTTCCTTTTGATGTTTGCTCGGTGGAGAAAACTCGAAAGGGATCTCTACAACGAAAGAAGAGAGTAAGTGTTTGGCCATATGCATTTTATTCTCTGTATGGGTTTCATGAGTGTCACTGATCGTTGGAGTTAAATGCAGCCGGTATGACATCACACAGATTCCTGATGTTTATGATTCATGCAAGTAAGCTATGTGTTTCATTctattatattgatattttagtGTCTATCTAGATTGATCCCAGCTTTAGTTGCTCCATTCTGAATATTGTACAATTTGTTGTCAAACACCAGGTATGACCTGTTACATAATTCTCATCTCGATCTACAAGGACTGGACGAACTCTTCAAAGTTGCGCAGGTACGAGCTGAATAAAAGGCTGTAGTTTCTCGGAGAAACTTTCTCATCCAGTTGTCTTTCTGAGACAGTTTTAAGTCACTACTACTAGCCAATGCGTCTTAGATTTCCAGATTCTTTATGTGCCTTTTCTATTGTACATCTCTGTTTTGCGTTTCGATCTTGGACTGTATTGATTAGGGCCatttatgtgttatgtggttgCAGTTACTTGCAGATGGTGTAATCCCAAATGAGTATGGGATCAATCCtcaacaaaaactgaaaatcGGTTCAAAGGTGTGGGTTCCtcaatttgtttaaaagaattgttttCCTCTTTGAAATTCCTCGAGGGTCCATGGTTTTTTTAGATGAACTCACAGCTTACcatatatgtatgtgtttttttgtattctaatAAAGATTGCACGGCGCCTGCTGGGTAAAATCCTCATTGACTTGAGGAATACTCGAGAAGAGGCCATGAGTGTTGCTGAATTGAAGAACAGCCAAGAACAAGTGTCTGTGTCACTGTATTCGTCGAGAAAAGAGGATAGATATAGTCAACCAAAACTTTTCATTAAAAGCGATGAGTTGAGGCGGCCTAGCACTGGAGAgaataaagatgatgatgaggataaaGAAACCAAGTACCGACTAGATCCAAAGTAACAAAAAACTATCTTCTACATTATAATTGGCATCATATATCTTGATCGTCTATCTTAAGTTTATTGTTTAATTGTGTTCCTTTTCAGGTATGCAAATGTCATGACACCTGAACGTCATGTGAGGACACGCCTTTACTTCACTTCTGTGAGTTCCTTCTtccattttttctctctttcttacaaGTTCCTTATTCCCCTGCTACATGCAACCATCCGGCTGgacaaaatatggaaaattaTTTTGACATTTTCCATGCGACTCTTGAAATTCTGAAGAGTTAGACTCTGAATTATGACCTGATGACTTTCTGCCATGTAACTATTGACAGGAATCACATATTCATTCTCTGGTGAACGTGTTACGGTATTGTAACCTCGACGAATCTCTTCAAGGAGAAGAAAGTCTGGTCTGCCAAAGCGCATTGGAACGTCTATGTAAAACCAAAGAACTTGATTACATGAGCTATGTTGTTCTAAGACTGTTTGAGAACACTGAGGTTTACAATCCACCTGCCTCTTCTCTCTCATTCTTCCTTTCAAGTTGTTGTAATGTTCACTCGTGCCTGAATCCAGACATTGAAACGTAAAATTTGTTGCCTGCAGCTATCTCTAGAAGACCCGAAACGATTCAGAATCGAGTTAACATTTAGCCGTGGCGCAGATTTGTCTCCCTTAGAGGTAAAGAGCAATGACTAGACCCTTTTGTTGATGGTTTGGGCACCAGTCCCGATTACTAAAAAACAAGTGCcttattgtttatgttttgttacttttaattACATCAGAAGAAGGACGAGGAAGCAGAATCGTTGCTCAGGGAACACACACTACCGATAATGGGACCAGAGAGGCTTCAAGAGGTTGGTTCGTGTTTGACACTGGAGACAATGGAGAAGATGATACGTCCATTTGCAATGCCGGCTGAGGATTTCCCTCCGCCGTCAATTCCAGCAGGTTTCTCGGGTTACTTCTCGAAAAGCGCCGCCGTGCTCGAACGTCTTGTTAAACTTTGGCCCTTCCACAAAAGCTAAACGCCAACAAAGTCGGTGACTAACAACAAATGAATGATGCTATTCCTAATCCATTGTTTTGGAAGAAAATTTTGACTTTTAGTTGTTTCTAATTTCTAACTCTTGAGTAAACTAAAATGttcattcattcttttcttttttcttggtaGAATCGTCAcagaaatttgttttaaaaacaatcGTTGATTCTGTTTAAGCATAATTGAAAATACCCAAagctttgattaaaaaaattgggGGAGTCACGTAAcccgaaaaagaaagaaagaaataaaaaagaaaaggaatttgattcgtaccttttttttttttttttaattttcccaaagggaataataataaacaaaaagtgtTAATAATTGGTTCCTCCAAccagacaaaaataaaacactctCAACACAAATCCTGGAGAGGTTTCTGTAAACCAAGAACACAGCTtcttattactactactactaaattatgaaataatcaatcaattaatgagaaaaagaaaaaaaaaaaaccggtgattaaatttgttaaaaaggtagtacgaaaatatatataaattagctACTGTTGAAGCACATGTTTGagacaaaaaaccaaaaaaaaatctcacttttttcttctcttctctctctctctctctccaaagtcTCTATAGTAGTCTTCAGCTTCTGGCTGCacatcttctctctctatctttctttcCCTCAGCAGACATCAATTCCCCTTTTTTGACTAAAATTCCGCGACTTGGGGTTTTGATCCATTCCCCCAGTGAATCATCTCTTACCTTCactgctttttttcttcttctccaaagaacaaaaaaaaaaaatcactccttttttttttttttatctctctctctcttattcgtctggattttttaatttgggggAAAAGAGAAACTATGGTGGTGGTGCTGATCAAATAAATCGAATCTTTCtggtgtgtgtgttgttgttggttggtGTGAGAGAGATGGGT is from Camelina sativa cultivar DH55 chromosome 20, Cs, whole genome shotgun sequence and encodes:
- the LOC104769747 gene encoding inositol hexakisphosphate and diphosphoinositol-pentakisphosphate kinase 2-like isoform X2; translated protein: MGVEEGAGGVDKKITIGVCVMEKKVFSAPMEQIMDRIHSFGEFEIIHFGDKVILEDPVESWPICDCLIAFHSSGYPLEKVQAYSSLRKPFLVNELDPQYLLHDRRKVYEHLEMYGIPVPRYACVNRNVPDEDLDYFVEEEDFVEVNGERFWKPFVEKPVNGDDHSIMIYYPSSAGGGMKELFRKVGNRSSEFHPDVRRVRREGSYIYEEFMPTGGTDVKVYTVGPEYAHAEARKSPVVDGVVMRNPDGKEVRYPVLLTPAEKQMAREVCIAFRQAVCGFDLLRSEGSSYVCDVNGWSFVKNSYKYYDDAACVLRKMFLDAKAPHLSSTIPPILPWKINEPVQPNEGLTRQGSGIIGTFGQSEELRCVIAVVRHGDRTPKQKVKLKVTEEKLLNLMLKYNGGKPRTETKLKTAVQLQDLLDATRMLIPRTRSGESDSDAEDLEHADKLRQVKAVLEEGGHFSGIYRKVQLKPLKWVNVPKGDGEGEEERPVEALMVLKYGGVLTHAGRKQAEELGRYFRNNMYPGEGTGLLRLHSTYRHDLKIYSSDEGRVQMSAAAFAKGLLDLEGQLTPILVSLVSKDSSMLDGLDNASSEMETAKAQLNEIITAGSKMVHDYVSSELPWMTDGAGLPPHADEHLPELVKLAKRVTEQVRLLAKDEHENLTEPSAYDVVPPYDQAKALGKSNIDVGRIAAGLPCGSEGFLLMFARWRKLERDLYNERRDRYDITQIPDVYDSCKYDLLHNSHLDLQGLDELFKVAQLLADGVIPNEYGINPQQKLKIGSKIARRLLGKILIDLRNTREEAMSVAELKNSQEQVSVSLYSSRKEDRYSQPKLFIKSDELRRPSTGENKDDDEDKETKYRLDPKYANVMTPERHVRTRLYFTSESHIHSLVNVLRYCNLDESLQGEESLVCQSALERLCKTKELDYMSYVVLRLFENTELSLEDPKRFRIELTFSRGADLSPLEKKDEEAESLLREHTLPIMGPERLQEVGSCLTLETMEKMIRPFAMPAEDFPPPSIPAGFSGYFSKSAAVLERLVKLWPFHKS
- the LOC104769747 gene encoding inositol hexakisphosphate and diphosphoinositol-pentakisphosphate kinase 2-like isoform X1, whose protein sequence is MGVEEGAGGVDKKITIGVCVMEKKVKCGPEVFSAPMEQIMDRIHSFGEFEIIHFGDKVILEDPVESWPICDCLIAFHSSGYPLEKVQAYSSLRKPFLVNELDPQYLLHDRRKVYEHLEMYGIPVPRYACVNRNVPDEDLDYFVEEEDFVEVNGERFWKPFVEKPVNGDDHSIMIYYPSSAGGGMKELFRKVGNRSSEFHPDVRRVRREGSYIYEEFMPTGGTDVKVYTVGPEYAHAEARKSPVVDGVVMRNPDGKEVRYPVLLTPAEKQMAREVCIAFRQAVCGFDLLRSEGSSYVCDVNGWSFVKNSYKYYDDAACVLRKMFLDAKAPHLSSTIPPILPWKINEPVQPNEGLTRQGSGIIGTFGQSEELRCVIAVVRHGDRTPKQKVKLKVTEEKLLNLMLKYNGGKPRTETKLKTAVQLQDLLDATRMLIPRTRSGESDSDAEDLEHADKLRQVKAVLEEGGHFSGIYRKVQLKPLKWVNVPKGDGEGEEERPVEALMVLKYGGVLTHAGRKQAEELGRYFRNNMYPGEGTGLLRLHSTYRHDLKIYSSDEGRVQMSAAAFAKGLLDLEGQLTPILVSLVSKDSSMLDGLDNASSEMETAKAQLNEIITAGSKMVHDYVSSELPWMTDGAGLPPHADEHLPELVKLAKRVTEQVRLLAKDEHENLTEPSAYDVVPPYDQAKALGKSNIDVGRIAAGLPCGSEGFLLMFARWRKLERDLYNERRDRYDITQIPDVYDSCKYDLLHNSHLDLQGLDELFKVAQLLADGVIPNEYGINPQQKLKIGSKIARRLLGKILIDLRNTREEAMSVAELKNSQEQVSVSLYSSRKEDRYSQPKLFIKSDELRRPSTGENKDDDEDKETKYRLDPKYANVMTPERHVRTRLYFTSESHIHSLVNVLRYCNLDESLQGEESLVCQSALERLCKTKELDYMSYVVLRLFENTELSLEDPKRFRIELTFSRGADLSPLEKKDEEAESLLREHTLPIMGPERLQEVGSCLTLETMEKMIRPFAMPAEDFPPPSIPAGFSGYFSKSAAVLERLVKLWPFHKS